DNA sequence from the Thermoleophilaceae bacterium genome:
GCCTTCGTGCGCTGGAATCGAACAGTGACCGCCGCCGCTAGCTTTAGACCGCGATGAGCAGCGAAGCACAGCGTGTGCCCGCGGTGGTCGTCGACGGGGTCAGCAAGCGCTTCCGCATCCCCCAAGAGAGGGTGCACACACTCAAGGAGCGTGCCCTACACCCGTTCCGGCGCCGCCGCTTCAACTACCTGGACGCACTAGAGCAGATTTCCTTCGCGGTCGAGCCCGGGGAGTTCTTCGGCATCGTCGGGCGCAACGGCTCGGGCAAGAGCACGCTGCTCAAGTGCCTGGCCGGCATCTACCGCGCGGACACCGGCTCGATCTACGTGAACGGGCGCGTCGCAACGTTCATCGAGCTGGGTGTGGGCTTCAACCCGGATCTCGTCGCGCGCGACAACATCACTCTCAACGCGATCATGCTCGGGCTGTCCCCCCGCGAAGCGCGTGAACGGGTGGACGAAGTGGTCGAGTTCGCGGAGCTCCAGGACTTCACCGACCTGAAGCTCAAGAACTACTCCTCCGGCATGCAGGTGCGGCTCGCCTTCTCGGTGATGCTCCAGGTGGACGCCGACATTCTGCTCATCGACGAGGTGCTCGCCGTCGGCGACGCCGCGTTCCAGCAGAAGTGCTACGACCAGTTCCACCGCCTGCGCGACGAGCACAAGACGATCCTCTTTGTCACGCACGACATGCCGGCGGTGAACCGCTTCTGCGATCGCGCGATGCTGCTCGAGAAGGGCGAGATGGTCGGGATCGGCGAGCCCGACCAGATCACGGACGACTACATCCGCCTGAACTTCCCGAACGAGACGCTTGCGGCCGCAATGTCAGGCGTTGGCGAAGCAAAGGACCAGGACGTGCAGGTGCTGGAGGGCTGGTTCGAGGACGAGCATGGGAACCGCCAGGAGTACCTGCCGCAGGGTCGTCCGACCACCTTCCGCGCGCTCGTGGCCTTCCACCGCGATGTGCGCCACCCCGTGTTCTCGATGTCCATCGAGGACGAGGACGAGCACAAGGTGTTCGCGACATCCACGGTCTGGACCGAGCAGGACACGGGACTGTTCCAAGCGGGCGATCGTGCGCTCATGGGCGTGACGTTCGAGAATCTGCTCACGCCCGGGCGGTACTTCGTAACGGTGCAAATCGCGCAGCGCGGCACGGGGGCCGTCGTCCTCGACCGGCGGGAACGCGCCGCCACGATGGTTACCACGGGCACTCAAAATCCTGGCGGCTTTGTCGCACTCCCGCACGAGCTCGAGATCAGGCGGCCGATGCGGGTGGAGCAGCCCACGGCGCCGGAAGAGACCATCGCTTGAGCAGCCAGGCGGAGATGGCCTCTATTCCCACGGAGAGCCTCGGCCGGCCGATCAAGGGCCCCTCAGCTCTTGCGGGCGATCGCCGCCGGATGCTCAGTCTCACCTGGACGCTCGCGATCACCGACTTCCGGCTGAAGTTCTTCGGGTCGGTGCTCGGCTATCTCTGGCAGCTCGGGCGGCCGCTACTTCTTTTCGGGATCCTCTACACCGTGTTCACCCACGTCGTGAAGCTCGGCAGCGGGGTGAACTACTACCCGGTGGTCCTGCTCACGGGGATCGTGATGTTCTCCTTCGTGGCTGAGTGCACGGCCGGAGCGGTCTCGTCGGTGGTCGATCGCGAGGGAATCGTCCGGAAGATTCAGTTCCCCCGGCTTGCGATCCCCCTCGCGGTGGTCGTAACCGGCTATCTCAACCTTGGGCTGAATCTCATCGCCGTGCTCGTGTTCATGTTCGCCTCGGGCGTATCGATCGGTGTGCGGTGGCTTGAGCTTCCGCTGATCCTCCTCTTCGGAGGAGTCTTCGTCAGCGGCATCGCGATGATGCTGTCCGCCCTCTACGTGCGCTTTCGCGACGTCCGGCCGATCTGGGACGTGGTACTGCAGATGCTGTTCTACGCGGCGCCGGTGCTCTACCCGATTGAGAAGGTCTCTGCCGGCCCTCTCCGGACGCTGATGATGTGCAACCCGTTGGCGGTGATGATCCAGCAGACGCGGCACGCGCTCATCGACCCCACCGCGCCGTCGGCGGCCGACGCGATTGGGGGCGCGGTCCGGCTACTCATTCCGTTCGGGATCACCGCCGGGCTCCTGGTGCTTGGATTCTGGATCTTCAACCGCGAGGCGCCGCGCATAGCGGAGGAGCTGTGAGCGAGCCGTCGCTCGACACCGAGCTCGACCAGCTTCGCCGTGAGCGGGCCCGGCTCTGGGAGCAGCTTCATGAGCAGCGGGCGGCCGAGCGCGAGGTCGAGTTCCTGCGGGCGGAGGTCGCGCGCATCGAGTCGTCGCTCTCCTGGCGGATCACGAAGCCGCTGCGTGACGTGAAGACGCAGTGGCGCAAGCTCAAGCGACGGCTGTCCTCCACCGACTGACCATGGCCGCGGGCGTCGTGACCGTGGCGATCCCGGTGCTCAACGGGGCTCGCTATCTCGAGGAGGTGCTCACCGCGGTGCGGGCGCAGGAGCTGCCCGAGGGCACCGAGCTCGAGATCCTCGTGATCGACTCGGGCTCCACAGACGGCTCCCTCTCGATCGCCGAGCGCCACGGCGTGCGCATCCACAGGATCGCGAAGAGCGAGTTCTCCCACGGGGGCACGCGCAACCTGGCGATGAAGATCGCTCGCGGTGACCACGTGGCGTTCATCACCCAGGACGCCACGCCGGCGCACGAGCGCTGGCTCGCGTCCCTGCTCGCGGGCTTCGGCAGGGCTGACGACGTGGCGCTCGTGTTCGGCCCGCACGACCCGCGCCCGGACGCGAGCCACATGATCAAGTGCGAGATGGAGCGCCACTTCGCCCTCTGGCCCGACGGCGACGTCCAGCGGCTGGACCGCTCGCCCCAAGGGCTTCTCGACTACCGCGCGTATCCCGGAAAGATCAGCTTCTTCAGCGACGTGAACGGCTGTGTGGCGCGCTGGGCGTGGGAGCAGATCCAGTACCGCGAGGTGCCATACGCCGAGGACCAATTGCTCGGGCGCGAGATGATCGAGGCGGGCTTCTCGAAGGTGTACATGGCGGACGCCGCCGTGCTGCATTCGCACGACTACCCGGCCGGTCAGTTTCTCCGTCGCTACTTCGACGAGTTCCGCGCGATGCGCGAGGTGCTCGGGCACCGGGAGCCGTGGGGCATCAAGCGAACTCCGTGGGCAGTGCGCGGCCTATCGGGGGCGGACAAGCGCTGGCTGCGGGCGCGCGGCGTGCACGGCAAGGACCTGGTGAAGCCGCTGTCGCGCTCGGTCCTCCACCACACGATCCGCATGACGGGAGCGATTGTGGGCTCGCGAGCCGACAAACTCCCGGCACCAGTGCGAGGGAAGCTCTCCTTGGAAGGACGCTCGACGTTCACTCCGTATGACGTGCCCGCCAGCCCGCTGCTCGAGCAGACCACCGGGAGCTGGCTGCGCAGACGGCCCGAGCGCACGAAGTTCACCACCAATTGGTGGTTCGACTTCGTGCGCCATGCGTATCCGCGCAAGCCCTTGCGGATCGACTCCGACGGCGTGCCGCGGGGCGAGGGACCCTGGACCATCGCCTGGGTGG
Encoded proteins:
- a CDS encoding ABC transporter ATP-binding protein: MSSEAQRVPAVVVDGVSKRFRIPQERVHTLKERALHPFRRRRFNYLDALEQISFAVEPGEFFGIVGRNGSGKSTLLKCLAGIYRADTGSIYVNGRVATFIELGVGFNPDLVARDNITLNAIMLGLSPREARERVDEVVEFAELQDFTDLKLKNYSSGMQVRLAFSVMLQVDADILLIDEVLAVGDAAFQQKCYDQFHRLRDEHKTILFVTHDMPAVNRFCDRAMLLEKGEMVGIGEPDQITDDYIRLNFPNETLAAAMSGVGEAKDQDVQVLEGWFEDEHGNRQEYLPQGRPTTFRALVAFHRDVRHPVFSMSIEDEDEHKVFATSTVWTEQDTGLFQAGDRALMGVTFENLLTPGRYFVTVQIAQRGTGAVVLDRRERAATMVTTGTQNPGGFVALPHELEIRRPMRVEQPTAPEETIA
- a CDS encoding ABC transporter permease, encoding MSSQAEMASIPTESLGRPIKGPSALAGDRRRMLSLTWTLAITDFRLKFFGSVLGYLWQLGRPLLLFGILYTVFTHVVKLGSGVNYYPVVLLTGIVMFSFVAECTAGAVSSVVDREGIVRKIQFPRLAIPLAVVVTGYLNLGLNLIAVLVFMFASGVSIGVRWLELPLILLFGGVFVSGIAMMLSALYVRFRDVRPIWDVVLQMLFYAAPVLYPIEKVSAGPLRTLMMCNPLAVMIQQTRHALIDPTAPSAADAIGGAVRLLIPFGITAGLLVLGFWIFNREAPRIAEEL
- a CDS encoding glycosyltransferase, which translates into the protein MAAGVVTVAIPVLNGARYLEEVLTAVRAQELPEGTELEILVIDSGSTDGSLSIAERHGVRIHRIAKSEFSHGGTRNLAMKIARGDHVAFITQDATPAHERWLASLLAGFGRADDVALVFGPHDPRPDASHMIKCEMERHFALWPDGDVQRLDRSPQGLLDYRAYPGKISFFSDVNGCVARWAWEQIQYREVPYAEDQLLGREMIEAGFSKVYMADAAVLHSHDYPAGQFLRRYFDEFRAMREVLGHREPWGIKRTPWAVRGLSGADKRWLRARGVHGKDLVKPLSRSVLHHTIRMTGAIVGSRADKLPAPVRGKLSLEGRSTFTPYDVPASPLLEQTTGSWLRRRPERTKFTTNWWFDFVRHAYPRKPLRIDSDGVPRGEGPWTIAWVVPAWKIGSGGHTTIFRLVRQMELRGHRCAIFVFDHKGQLNESGSQLRDQIREHFIPIDAPVFKGLDDFDSADVAIATEWSTAFPVRDLPRCREKVYLVQDDEPRFFATSSESIWAEETYRMGYRCIAYTPWMAEILERDYGLEARWFECGTDLGTYTFAGEEGREPGHVAVYGRRETPRRAVELALAGIANLFERRPGMRVTLFGSNIRGSAPVPCQDLGVVSPRELAALYRRASAGVVFSLTTHSLVAQEMMASGLPVVELEGDNVASALGESGEHVMLAEHTPDSIADALERVLDDREAAAAMARRARAFVEERTWDRAGDQVESALREYLANPRESVAQR